A genomic stretch from Candidatus Vicinibacter proximus includes:
- the htpG gene encoding molecular chaperone HtpG, producing the protein MQSGKISVQTENIFPIIKKFLYSEQEIFLRELISNAIDATSKLKALSNRGEMKGELGNLNIEIIPDKDSKTLTIRDRGIGMDEEEVNKYLNQVAFSSAQEFLDKYKDELNIIGHFGLGFYSAFMVAEKVEVITKSYKTDSVPVRWTCNGETEYTIQTDEKADRGTDIVLHLSADAQEYLEEFKLQTLLDKFCKFLPVPIQLGTKKETIKEGEEEKEIEVPNIINNTNPLWKKSPNDITEEEYKAFYQELYPFSTEPLFWIHLNIDYPFNLTGILYFPKIKNQFEIQKNKIHLYSNQVFVTDDVKEIVPEFLMLLHGVIDSPDIPLNVSRSYLQSDANVRKITGYITKKVAEKLQDLFKKDRADFEKKWDDIGTFIKYGLISDEKFAEKAMAFSLFKNVDKVYETIEEYKERVKDVQTDKNKRLNVLYTHDPLLHHGIIQQCKNRGYDVLLMDQVIDNHFIQHLEYKAEMSFKRIDSDTVDRLIDLDEKPESVLNEDQQKSVTELFKQLSVNSASSTEVKALSPNDPPIQIVRPEFLRRMSEMQHMMHIARGEQDDMFKDSHTVIINSNHPVIAQKLVTITEDSSRQALATYLLELALLEQQMLKGAALTDFVKRSMEKI; encoded by the coding sequence ATGCAAAGCGGTAAGATATCTGTACAAACGGAAAACATTTTTCCAATTATCAAAAAATTCCTTTACTCTGAACAAGAGATATTTTTACGTGAATTAATTTCCAATGCTATTGACGCAACCAGTAAATTAAAAGCGCTCTCCAATAGGGGAGAAATGAAAGGAGAGCTTGGAAATCTGAATATTGAAATCATTCCGGACAAGGATAGTAAAACACTGACCATTCGTGATCGTGGCATTGGTATGGACGAGGAAGAAGTAAATAAATACCTTAACCAAGTCGCCTTTTCTTCTGCTCAGGAATTTTTAGACAAATACAAAGATGAGTTAAATATTATCGGACACTTTGGTCTTGGATTCTATTCTGCTTTTATGGTGGCCGAGAAAGTAGAAGTGATCACGAAATCTTACAAAACAGATTCTGTGCCGGTAAGATGGACTTGTAATGGTGAGACCGAGTATACCATTCAGACGGATGAAAAAGCTGATCGTGGGACGGATATAGTACTTCATCTAAGTGCGGATGCACAGGAATATCTCGAGGAATTCAAATTGCAAACCTTATTGGATAAATTCTGCAAATTTTTACCTGTTCCAATCCAACTGGGTACAAAAAAAGAAACCATTAAAGAAGGAGAAGAAGAGAAGGAAATAGAAGTTCCGAACATCATCAACAACACCAATCCACTTTGGAAAAAATCTCCGAATGACATTACAGAAGAAGAATACAAAGCCTTCTATCAGGAGTTGTATCCATTTTCCACAGAGCCTTTATTTTGGATTCATTTAAACATTGATTATCCTTTTAATCTTACCGGAATACTTTATTTTCCAAAAATCAAAAATCAATTTGAGATTCAAAAAAACAAAATCCACCTGTATTCCAATCAGGTTTTTGTGACGGATGATGTAAAAGAAATAGTACCTGAATTTTTGATGTTATTGCATGGGGTAATTGATTCACCGGATATCCCGCTCAATGTTTCCAGATCCTATTTACAGTCTGATGCCAATGTCCGTAAAATAACAGGTTACATAACCAAGAAAGTAGCAGAAAAACTACAGGATCTGTTTAAAAAAGATCGTGCTGATTTTGAAAAGAAATGGGATGACATTGGGACCTTTATCAAATACGGATTAATTTCAGATGAAAAATTTGCTGAAAAGGCAATGGCTTTTTCACTATTCAAAAATGTGGATAAGGTTTATGAAACCATAGAAGAATATAAGGAAAGAGTTAAGGACGTACAGACAGATAAAAACAAACGATTGAATGTTTTGTATACTCATGATCCGTTATTGCATCACGGTATTATACAACAATGTAAAAATAGAGGATACGATGTCTTATTGATGGATCAGGTTATCGACAATCATTTTATTCAGCATTTGGAATACAAGGCAGAGATGAGTTTCAAACGTATCGATTCAGACACGGTTGATAGACTCATAGATCTTGATGAAAAACCAGAGTCTGTATTAAATGAAGATCAGCAAAAATCTGTAACAGAATTATTCAAACAATTGTCTGTTAATTCAGCTTCAAGTACTGAAGTAAAAGCACTTTCTCCCAATGACCCACCTATTCAGATTGTTCGTCCTGAATTCTTGAGACGAATGTCTGAGATGCAACATATGATGCATATTGCTCGTGGTGAGCAGGATGACATGTTTAAAGATTCCCATACCGTAATCATCAATTCAAATCATCCTGTCATTGCTCAAAAACTGGTCACTATTACGGAGGATTCTTCCAGACAGGCACTTGCTACCTATTTATTGGAACTGGCTCTCCTGGAACAGCAAATGCTCAAAGGAGCAGCCCTGACTGATTTTGTAAAAAGAAGTATGGAGAAAATCTAA
- a CDS encoding rhodanese-related sulfurtransferase produces MQLHNKVNREILIKKMKESSVQRTTISFYNYVKIANPELFRDHLYLIFDKLNVLGRIYIAHEGINAQISVPNEFLDQFKSEISEITFLKDIRLNYAIDDDGKSFFKLKIKVRPKIVADGLDDTRFDVTDSGIHLDAEEFNKLTDKEDVIVVDMRNHYESEVGKFENAITPDVVTFRESLPIVADLLAEKKDHPVIMYCTGGIRCEKASAYMKYRGFKDVYQLNGGIIEYARQVKEKGLKNKFIGKNFVFDERLGERISEQVISKCHQCGAICDSHTNCLNDQCHILFIQCPTCSEKYHQCCSQRCADFLLLPEELKNELAGKLEFNGSAFSKGRYKALGKDEHLDLT; encoded by the coding sequence ATCCAACTACATAACAAGGTCAATAGAGAAATCCTGATAAAAAAAATGAAGGAAAGTAGTGTCCAGAGAACTACAATTTCTTTTTATAACTACGTAAAAATTGCGAATCCAGAACTATTCAGAGATCACTTGTATTTGATTTTTGATAAATTAAATGTACTGGGAAGAATCTATATTGCGCATGAAGGTATCAACGCACAGATTTCTGTACCCAATGAATTTCTGGATCAATTTAAATCTGAAATATCAGAAATCACTTTTCTGAAAGACATCCGCTTGAATTATGCAATCGATGATGATGGAAAAAGTTTTTTCAAGCTTAAAATAAAAGTTCGTCCTAAAATCGTTGCCGATGGTTTAGATGATACTCGTTTTGATGTGACAGATTCTGGAATACATTTGGATGCAGAAGAATTTAATAAATTAACCGATAAAGAAGATGTGATAGTGGTAGATATGCGAAATCACTATGAAAGTGAGGTCGGCAAATTTGAAAACGCAATTACCCCGGATGTAGTGACTTTTAGAGAATCTTTGCCCATTGTTGCAGATTTATTGGCAGAAAAAAAAGACCATCCTGTGATCATGTATTGTACAGGAGGGATCCGTTGTGAAAAAGCTTCCGCATATATGAAGTACAGGGGATTCAAAGATGTTTACCAACTGAATGGAGGTATCATTGAGTATGCCCGACAGGTTAAAGAAAAAGGACTTAAAAATAAATTCATCGGCAAGAACTTTGTTTTCGATGAAAGGTTAGGGGAAAGAATATCCGAACAGGTGATCAGTAAATGTCACCAATGCGGAGCAATCTGTGACAGTCACACAAATTGTCTTAACGATCAATGCCACATACTCTTTATCCAATGCCCAACCTGCTCGGAAAAGTATCATCAATGTTGCAGTCAGCGATGTGCCGATTTTCTTTTACTTCCGGAAGAATTAAAAAATGAACTGGCCGGAAAATTAGAGTTTAATGGCTCTGCCTTTTCCAAAGGTCGCTACAAAGCCTTGGGAAAAGATGAACACCTCGATTTAACATAA
- a CDS encoding gliding motility-associated C-terminal domain-containing protein has protein sequence MKCIKTATRSRMILIQSLLVFIFLAIINPLLIAQSNEGTEFWFSFLEHRDRGNARLCMISSKHNTSGTISMDAIGWSVNFNLPANTIITISIPPEAENFGSEIKASKGVNVITQLPSSVYIHQFHEFRSDAALVLPISSLGSEYYAMTYSGYENNDDHYPSEFVLVATQDQTMIDLEFSADTRGGQKKFSTQQITLDKGETYQVQAAKVTDDLSGTYLRGNKNFAVFSGNRWTQIPTGCGNRDNTLEQMYPIETWGKEFIAVPSKFVNYDLFRVLAAEDFTEVVIHTYNPSSQQTITLNKGQWREFRLSQKSAYIKSNHPVMLAQFLVGGNCNGLNGLGDPSMVLLNSIEQYRDTVTLFNSPYENIINNFINIIIQSRDSSKLTVDGKTLNQWGANLTTVGDSNQFAFVQLEVKDGPHTLISQGCGLIAVAYGYGQAESYAYGGGANFFKINQIPIPDGSCLNDSLLMKSGLPPSRFTVSWDLGDGTRSNLHEFKHRFKALGNYTVQLFVHDLCRNTFDTLDKKILVTLRQGLTAYPDTTVCIGSEITLHAVDRDESSYLWTGPNGFNSDLQDPRLTITDVLQSGTYTVMSDYYGCASFPKNLSVIVHENPKPDLGKDLYFCPERESVILKTSYSSGLVWQDGSMNPEFIADKAGLYSIQVTNEYYCIGTDSILLEERCPAEYFFPNIFSPNGDGINDFFLPKTTYLNSYKLQIFSRWGELLFQSEDPNTGWDGTANGQVMVPGVYVYVFSYTGYDDRYQTLHKTVSGDLTLIR, from the coding sequence ATGAAATGCATAAAAACTGCCACCAGGTCTCGAATGATCTTGATACAAAGCCTGCTGGTTTTTATATTCTTAGCCATAATTAATCCCCTTTTAATTGCTCAGTCCAATGAAGGAACGGAATTTTGGTTCAGCTTTCTGGAACACAGAGACAGGGGAAATGCCAGGTTGTGCATGATTAGTTCAAAACATAATACTTCTGGAACAATAAGTATGGATGCCATTGGATGGTCAGTCAACTTTAATTTACCAGCGAATACCATCATCACCATATCTATCCCTCCCGAAGCAGAAAACTTTGGATCTGAAATTAAAGCCAGCAAAGGGGTAAACGTCATAACACAATTGCCGAGTTCGGTTTATATACACCAGTTTCATGAATTTCGCTCCGATGCAGCGCTCGTATTGCCCATAAGCTCTTTGGGTAGTGAATATTATGCCATGACCTACTCAGGATATGAAAACAATGATGACCATTATCCCTCAGAATTTGTCCTTGTTGCCACCCAGGACCAAACCATGATAGATTTGGAGTTTTCAGCCGATACCCGTGGTGGTCAAAAAAAATTCAGTACACAGCAGATAACGCTTGATAAAGGAGAAACGTATCAAGTACAAGCTGCTAAAGTAACGGATGACTTAAGCGGGACTTATTTAAGGGGAAATAAAAATTTCGCCGTGTTTAGTGGCAACAGATGGACTCAAATTCCTACAGGATGCGGAAATAGGGATAATACTTTGGAGCAAATGTATCCCATTGAAACCTGGGGTAAAGAATTTATCGCCGTTCCTTCAAAATTTGTCAACTATGATTTGTTTAGAGTTTTGGCAGCAGAGGACTTTACAGAAGTGGTGATTCACACTTATAATCCATCCTCGCAACAAACCATAACGTTGAATAAAGGACAATGGCGTGAATTCAGGTTAAGCCAAAAATCCGCTTACATTAAGAGCAATCATCCGGTAATGTTGGCTCAGTTTCTAGTAGGTGGCAATTGCAATGGATTGAATGGACTCGGTGACCCTTCTATGGTTTTGCTCAACAGCATTGAACAATACAGAGATACCGTGACCTTATTTAATTCACCTTATGAAAATATCATCAACAACTTTATAAACATCATCATACAATCTCGAGACAGCTCAAAACTGACGGTTGATGGGAAAACATTGAACCAATGGGGAGCTAATCTAACTACAGTGGGCGACTCCAATCAGTTTGCTTTCGTTCAATTAGAGGTAAAAGATGGACCACACACACTTATTTCACAAGGATGTGGTCTCATTGCGGTAGCCTATGGTTATGGTCAAGCTGAATCCTATGCCTATGGAGGTGGGGCTAATTTTTTTAAAATTAATCAAATTCCCATTCCTGATGGTTCCTGTCTCAACGACAGTCTTTTGATGAAGTCCGGACTTCCTCCTTCCAGATTTACAGTCTCCTGGGATTTAGGGGATGGAACACGTTCAAATCTTCACGAATTTAAACATCGTTTCAAGGCATTGGGAAATTATACGGTTCAGTTATTTGTCCATGATTTATGCAGAAATACATTCGATACTCTGGATAAAAAGATACTCGTAACGCTTAGACAAGGCTTAACAGCTTATCCGGATACAACAGTTTGTATTGGTTCGGAAATTACTCTTCATGCTGTTGACCGGGATGAGAGCAGCTATCTATGGACAGGCCCCAATGGGTTTAACTCAGACCTACAAGATCCAAGATTGACCATTACAGATGTTCTGCAGTCAGGAACTTATACCGTAATGAGTGATTATTATGGCTGCGCAAGCTTTCCTAAAAACCTGTCTGTTATAGTTCATGAAAATCCAAAGCCCGATTTAGGAAAAGATCTGTATTTCTGCCCAGAAAGGGAAAGTGTCATTTTGAAAACATCTTATTCTTCCGGATTGGTTTGGCAGGATGGATCAATGAATCCGGAATTTATTGCAGACAAGGCAGGTCTGTACAGCATCCAGGTCACGAACGAATATTATTGTATTGGAACAGATTCGATCCTCCTGGAAGAGCGTTGTCCCGCAGAATATTTCTTTCCGAATATTTTTTCACCAAATGGTGATGGAATAAATGATTTCTTTTTACCAAAAACTACTTATTTAAATAGTTACAAACTTCAAATCTTCAGTAGATGGGGAGAGTTACTTTTCCAATCTGAAGATCCAAACACAGGCTGGGACGGCACAGCAAATGGTCAGGTTATGGTACCTGGAGTTTATGTTTATGTTTTTTCCTACACAGGTTATGATGATCGATATCAAACCCTTCATAAAACGGTTTCCGGAGATCTTACGCTGATCCGTTAA
- a CDS encoding S8 family peptidase, which translates to MRFQMFVFAVLFSMVSYGQSAYVHPTIYDKLKQRTEVDVIVLLKEKADFPLYRENWSKEEKSTYVFQQLSTLAAKSQKSLCDHFNKLGLEHQSFWIVNAIRVKINQSLLQEIASNPNVKAIFFDEPFSNNLGQDLSFNKMQQRAPEITWGLTRIGADKVWQMGFEGQGVTLAGEDTGYKWDLEGIKEKYRGWNGTSVDHNYNWHDGIHTISVLSADSLNPCGLSLKEPCDDNGHGTHTAGTMVGSTTDNLYGVAPKAKWIGCRNMERGNGAPSTYIECFQFFLAPTDLDGKNPKPELAPHAINNSWYCSQSEGCNASNYVYMEEVINNLKKAGIVVVVSAGNDGVGCGTISNPPAMFENSFTVGSFASNDTISGFSSAGPVRIDSSGRIKPNVVAPGSYVISRTLSGELQGWFGTSMAGPHVAGLVALIISAHPALAGQVEKIETIIELSARPDDAIIDCEGLVNSARPNHVYGYGKIQADAAVKMALLLKIEEEQRMLTGFTISPNPASDLIKLEFMDDEYRTIQVYDLLGHLLIEKIITQKISLVSISDLPKGICVFKVKESGLSRLFLKI; encoded by the coding sequence ATGCGTTTTCAAATGTTTGTTTTTGCAGTGTTGTTCAGTATGGTTTCTTACGGACAATCGGCTTACGTTCATCCTACCATTTACGATAAATTAAAACAGCGGACGGAAGTTGATGTGATTGTACTTTTAAAGGAAAAGGCTGACTTTCCGCTTTACAGGGAAAATTGGTCAAAGGAAGAAAAATCCACCTATGTGTTTCAACAACTGTCAACCCTTGCGGCCAAAAGCCAAAAATCTCTTTGTGACCATTTTAATAAATTAGGTCTTGAACACCAATCTTTTTGGATAGTCAATGCCATTAGAGTTAAAATTAATCAAAGCCTTTTACAAGAGATTGCCTCAAATCCAAACGTCAAAGCCATATTTTTTGATGAGCCTTTTTCCAATAATTTAGGACAGGACCTGAGTTTTAATAAAATGCAGCAAAGGGCTCCGGAAATCACTTGGGGGTTGACCAGGATTGGGGCAGATAAGGTTTGGCAAATGGGATTTGAGGGACAAGGCGTAACACTCGCTGGAGAAGACACCGGATACAAATGGGATCTGGAAGGCATAAAAGAGAAATATAGAGGATGGAATGGAACTTCCGTGGACCATAACTACAATTGGCATGATGGCATTCACACCATCAGCGTTTTGAGCGCGGACAGCCTCAACCCTTGTGGACTAAGTCTTAAAGAACCTTGTGATGACAATGGCCATGGCACTCATACTGCCGGCACCATGGTAGGAAGTACTACGGACAATTTGTATGGGGTTGCCCCTAAAGCTAAATGGATAGGATGCAGAAATATGGAACGAGGTAATGGAGCGCCATCCACTTACATTGAATGTTTTCAATTTTTTCTTGCGCCTACGGATCTGGATGGAAAAAATCCTAAACCAGAACTTGCTCCTCATGCAATTAACAACAGTTGGTATTGCAGTCAGTCAGAAGGCTGTAATGCTTCCAATTATGTGTACATGGAGGAAGTCATCAACAATCTGAAAAAGGCCGGAATTGTGGTAGTGGTTTCTGCCGGAAATGATGGTGTAGGTTGTGGTACAATCAGCAATCCTCCTGCTATGTTCGAAAACAGTTTTACGGTAGGTTCTTTTGCATCAAATGATACCATCAGTGGTTTTAGCAGCGCAGGACCGGTCCGAATCGACAGCAGTGGCAGAATAAAGCCAAATGTTGTTGCCCCAGGCTCTTATGTTATTTCCAGAACCCTGTCCGGAGAATTACAAGGGTGGTTTGGCACAAGTATGGCCGGACCTCACGTGGCCGGATTGGTTGCATTGATCATAAGTGCGCATCCGGCTCTGGCAGGACAAGTTGAAAAAATTGAAACCATCATTGAGTTAAGTGCACGTCCGGATGATGCAATCATTGATTGCGAAGGATTGGTTAATTCTGCTCGCCCAAATCATGTATATGGCTATGGTAAAATTCAGGCAGATGCTGCTGTCAAAATGGCACTTCTTTTAAAAATCGAAGAAGAGCAAAGAATGCTAACCGGTTTTACTATAAGCCCTAACCCGGCATCAGATTTGATTAAATTAGAGTTCATGGATGACGAATATCGCACCATTCAGGTTTATGACTTGCTTGGCCACCTGTTAATCGAAAAAATAATCACCCAGAAAATCAGTCTTGTTTCCATATCAGATCTACCTAAAGGAATTTGTGTATTTAAAGTAAAAGAAAGCGGACTTTCCCGATTGTTTTTGAAAATCTGA
- a CDS encoding Omp28-related outer membrane protein → MKRILLLSLLIIQIASDINAQAKRYIFMEHFTNTYCGICGARNPSFYSLLTKYEGNYHHMTVHPSFPYTACTLYQANKTENSLRANYYAINSTPTLVIHGTSKKSLSSVNAAVLDAELNKTSPVQVVVKETGSSLRNISVEIKTVGNKPSGTFRVYAAAVERKINLASPNGEKVHHNVFRKFISQADGDPISLSDNGGSQNLSYSLTIDPSWVENEVYVLVWVQDINTKEVLNSGNKFDITSSTTNPSGGPDFHVLANPVKSNLILQLEKPVKGEYYVLNLMGQLIEKGSLNPYNTNLELGVDHYKKGIYLVRIQSGGLKTTKRWIKD, encoded by the coding sequence ATGAAAAGAATTCTACTCCTCTCTTTATTGATCATCCAAATAGCTTCTGATATCAACGCGCAAGCAAAGCGTTATATTTTTATGGAGCACTTTACAAATACATATTGTGGCATCTGTGGTGCTAGAAATCCTAGTTTTTATAGCCTTCTCACAAAGTATGAAGGAAATTATCACCACATGACGGTGCATCCTTCATTTCCATACACAGCTTGTACTTTATACCAGGCCAACAAAACAGAGAATTCGCTAAGAGCAAATTATTATGCAATAAACAGCACACCCACACTGGTTATTCATGGTACTTCCAAAAAATCTCTATCATCCGTTAATGCTGCTGTATTGGACGCTGAGTTAAACAAGACCTCCCCCGTGCAAGTGGTGGTGAAAGAAACCGGTTCCAGCTTAAGGAACATCAGTGTAGAAATAAAGACTGTTGGAAATAAGCCATCAGGGACATTTAGGGTATACGCAGCGGCAGTAGAGCGAAAAATAAACTTAGCTTCTCCAAATGGAGAAAAAGTACACCATAATGTATTTCGAAAATTTATCAGCCAGGCTGATGGCGACCCTATTTCCCTTTCCGACAATGGTGGAAGTCAAAATTTAAGTTATTCATTAACCATTGACCCTTCTTGGGTTGAGAATGAAGTCTATGTATTGGTTTGGGTTCAGGACATCAATACCAAGGAGGTGTTAAATTCCGGGAACAAGTTTGACATTACCAGCTCAACCACCAATCCTTCAGGCGGACCAGACTTTCATGTTCTGGCCAATCCGGTAAAGTCTAATTTGATTCTTCAATTAGAGAAGCCGGTTAAAGGAGAGTACTATGTGCTTAATCTCATGGGTCAACTTATTGAAAAAGGTAGTCTTAATCCATACAATACCAATTTGGAATTGGGTGTGGATCATTATAAAAAAGGCATTTACCTGGTCAGAATCCAATCCGGCGGACTCAAAACAACCAAGCGTTGGATTAAAGATTAA